From a single Rosa rugosa chromosome 7, drRosRugo1.1, whole genome shotgun sequence genomic region:
- the LOC133722352 gene encoding putative zinc transporter At3g08650, whose translation MKSACRKAVLFSLLCVVLFGYATAESEEEVSRKLISAPHKNVRTNVIDGTGNENTLGFEDINNGIGETKGGNSKVSISTVALFTLAMAAATGLGAVPFFFVELDPQWAGLCNGMAAGVILAASFDLIQEGQGHGAGNWVVFGILAGGIFILLCKKFLEQYGEVSMLDIKGADATKVVLVIGIMTLHSFGEGSGVGVSFAGSKGFSQGLLVTFGYCCSQYTRRISCKDYMINMRSFV comes from the exons ATGAAGTCTGCTTGTAGGAAAGCTGTGTTGTTTTCACTGCTCTGCGTGGTTCTATTTGGGTATGCTACAGCCGAGTCTGAAGAAGAGGTTTCACGGAAGTTGATATCTGCTCCGCACAAGAATGTGAGAACTAATGTTATTGATGGCACTGGTAATGAGAATACCTTAGGTTTTGAGGATATAAATAACGGGATCGGTGAGACAAAGGGCGGGAACAGCAAAGTCTCAATCTCCACTGTTGCATTATTTACGCTGGCAATGGCTGCTGCCACTGGTTTAGGTGCAGTGCCATTCTTCTTTGTGGAGCTTGATCCACAATGGGCTGGACTCTGCAATGGAATGGCTGCTGGTGTAATTTTGGCTGCAAGCTTTGATCTTATACAGGAAGGGCAAGGTCATGGAGCAGGGAATTGGGTGGTCTTTGGGATTCTAGCTGGGGGAATTTTTATTTTGCTTTGCAAGAAG TTTCTCGAACAATATGGAGAGGTTAGTATGTTGGACATTAAAGGTGCAGATGCAACTAAAGTAGTTCTTGTGATTGGAATAATGACTCTTCATTCATTTGGGGAGGGCTCTGGTGTTGGGGTTTCCTTTGCTGGTTCAAAGGGTTTCTCTCAGGGCCTTTTGGTAACTTTTGGCTATTGCTGTTCACAATATACCAGAAGGATTAGCTGTAAGGATTATATGATCAACATGAGAAGCTTCGTTTGA
- the LOC133722386 gene encoding uncharacterized protein LOC133722386 — MTEGEGSLVAKTESPDGNPNQRLCSMLLNEFNYLPWSRAITLALGGRSKLSFISDKNNIPDASSAEYESWLSKDQLVMSWLLNSMEPKLAEIFSYSESSRHLWVAVKDMYGNLNNAARVFQLKKDLAGIQQGNLSFVQHLGNLKAKWNELDMYRPHTTDATILRKRAEEDKVFQLLASLGSEYEDLKSHLLMSPELPSFTTVCNSIQREEVRKKVMNVDTSAGGSEARAFAVNKSVTSDRTYKGKRPDLKCTHCERIGRTGIGHTRERCWILHPELKPKFNEEQKNQRGSIQRTSYISNSKANFSNTSEDIMNFTSNPITLINEFATYLQKKQGSLDSNENGSTTAMLGKFAGFLAKSNMASSKDIPGSSVQEEDW, encoded by the exons ATGACAGAAGGAGAAGGTTCTCTCGTTGCAAAGACAGAAAGCCCAGATGGGAATCCAAATCAGCGTCTGTGCTCAATGCTTCTAAATGAGTTCAACTACCTTCCTTGGTCAAGAGCCATCACTCTAGCTCTTGGTGGAAGATCAAAGCTCAGTTTCATCAGCGACAAAAACAACATCCCAGATGCCTCATCAGCTGAATACGAAAGTTGGTTATCCAAAGACCAACTGGTTATGTCATGGCTTCTTAATTCAATGGAGCCAAAACTTGCTGAAATCTTCAGCTATTCAGAATCATCTCGACATCTTTGGGTTGCTGTCAAAGATATGTATGGCAACCTAAACAATGCAGCAAGAGTGTTCCAACTCAAAAAGGATCTTGCAGGGATTCAACAAGGTAATCTCTCATTTGTTCAACATCTTGGGAACTTAAAAGCCAAGTGGAATGAACTTGATATGTATAGACCTCACACCACTGATGCCACCATATTGCGGAAAAGAGCTGAAGAAGATAAAGTGTTCCAACTGCTTGCAAGTCTGGGATCTGAATATGAAGATCTCAAAAGCCATCTTTTGATGAGCCCTGAGCTTCCTTCATTCACAACAGTATGCAACTCCATTCAACGTGAAGAAGTGCGTAAAAAGGTGATGAATGTAGACACTAGTGCTGGAGGGTCAGAAGCTAGAGCATTTGCTGTAAACAAAAGTGTCACAAGCGACAGAACATACAAGGGCAAGAGGCCAGATCTGAAGTGCACACATTGTGAACGCATTGGACGAACTGGTATAGGCCACacaagagagagatgttggatATTGCATCCAGAACTGAAACCTAAGTTCAATGAGGAACAGAAGAATCAAAGAGGCAGCATTCAGAGAACCTCTTACATCTCTAATTCAAAGGCAAACTTCAGCAACACTTCTGAAGATATTATGAACTTCACGTCCAATCCAATAACTCTCATAAATGAGTTTGCTACATATCTTCAAAAGAAGCAAGGCAGTTTAGACAGCAATGAAAATGGAAGCACAACTGCTATGCTTGGAAAGTTTGCTGGTTTTCTGGCAAAATCAAATATGGCTTCTTCAAAGGATATACCAG GATCGAGTGTCCAAGAAGAAGATTGGTGA
- the LOC133722385 gene encoding probable LRR receptor-like serine/threonine-protein kinase At1g06840 isoform X1, translating to MLRLIFWGCLIGLACSCFFLVAVAQVTNPSEVDALRAVKGSLIDSGKHLRNWDKGDPCKANWTGVLCFDVVGTDGYLHVRELQLLSMNLSGTLAPELGKLSQLLILDFMWNDLSGTIPKEIGNITSLKLLLLNGNKLSGSLPDELGYLENLNRLQVDQNHLSGSIPKSFVKLRSVRHLHMNNNSFSGQIPSEISEIPALLHVLLDNNKLSGNLPPEFSNIPGLRILQLDNNNFMGTEIPATYGNLSRLAKLSLRNCSLQGAIPDLSQIPNLSYLDLSWNHLAGPIPSHGLSDNMTTIDLSDNHLNGSIPEGFSHFPHLQKLSLENNWLNGSVPAIWRNISFSTRARLSFDLRNNSLSNILGELNPPANVTLRLEGNPICENASIENISSFCQSEARDGIPEDSINSTQQMTCLIQACPVDDFYEYVPSSPVPCFCASPIIVEYRLKSPSFSYFPPYIQQFEEYLTRSLKLEIYQLSISSFVWEKGPRLGMQLKFFPVYGASHLHNLNASEVLRIRGIFTSWEFPQNDFFGPYELLDFKLLGPYSNMIVKRQKTGISKGVLAVVIIGAIASVVSISATVMLLFTRCTRNRYTPPSRRHSSSKISLRIDGVKAFTFKEMTLATRNFDSATQLGRGGYGKVYKGILSDNTAVAIKRAEEGSLQGEKEFLTEIELLSRLHHRNLVALVGYCEEEGEQMLVYEFMPNGTLRDWLSDKTKGSLDFSMRLRIALGSAKGILYLHTEANPPIFHRDIKATNILLDSNYIAKVADFGLSRLAPVQNDEGTGPAYVSTVVRGTPGYLDPEYFLTSKLTDKSDVYSLGIVFLELLTGVLPISHGKNIVREVNMAHQSGLMFSIIDSRMGSYPSECVQRFVALALRCCHDKQDDRPSMLDVVRELENIIKLMPGAETMFSPSGSSYTEKSLTSSSTFTGDLYMSSSNVEGSDLISGVIPTISPR from the exons atgttgagactgatattttgGGGTTGCCTCATTGGTCTGGCTTGTTCTTGCTTCTTCCTAGTTGCGGTTGCACAAGTTACTAATCCTTCTGAAG TGGATGCATTGAGAGCAGTGAAGGGTAGTTTGATTGATTCCGGGAAGCATTTGAGGAATTGGGACAAAGGGGATCCATGTAAAGCGAATTGGACCGGAGTTTTGTGTTTCGATGTTGTTGGGACTGATGGATACTTGCATGTCCGGGAGCT GCAACTGCTGAGTATGAATCTCTCAGGAACTTTAGCGCCTGAGCTTGGCAAACTATCTCAACTTCTGATATT AGATTTCATGTGGAATGACTTGAGTGGGACTATACCGAAGGAGATAGGAAACATTACGTCCTTGAAACTCTT GCTCTTGAATGGAAACAAACTATCGGGTTCCTTGCCTGATGAGCTTGGTTATCTTGAAAATCTAAATAGACTACAAGTTGACCAGAACCATCTTTCAGGTTCAATACCAAAATCATTTGTTAAGTTGCGCAGCGTAAGACACCT CCATATGAATAACAACTCCTTCAGTGGCCAAATTCCATCTGAGATTTCTGAAATACCCGCTCTTCTTCATGT GCTCTTGGATAATAATAAGTTATCTGGAAATCTTCCACCAGAATTCTCCAACATACCAGGGTTGCGCATACT TCAACTCGATAACAACAACTTCATGGGAACTGAGATTCCAGCTACTTATGGAAACCTTTCCAGATTGGCAAAGTT AAGTCTCAGGAACTGCAGTCTGCAGGGAGCAATTCCTGATCTTAGCCAGATACCTAACCTCAGTTATCT AGATCTAAGCTGGAATCATCTTGCTGGACCAATACCATCACATGGACTTTCTGACAATATGACAACAAT TGATCTGTCAGATAATCATCTTAACGGATCTATTCCTGAAGGTTTCTCTCATTTTCCTCATCTTCAGAAATT GTCGCTCGAAAATAATTGGTTGAACGGTTCTGTCCCTGCTATATGGAGGAACATATCCTTTAGTACAAGAGCTAGACTTTCATT TGATCTCCGGAACAATTCACTCTCTAACATATTGGGAGAGCTGAATCCTCCAGCAAATGTCACCTTGAG GCTTGAAGGAAATCCTATTTGCGAGAATGCTAGCATAGAAAATATAAGCTCGTTCTGTCAATCTGAAGCGAGAGATGGGATCCCCGAAGATTCAATAAATTCAACTCAACAGATGACCTGCCTTATTCAAGCATGTCCGGTGGATGATTTCTATGAATATGTTCCATCTTCCCCTGTGCCATGCTTTTGTGCATCACCTATTATAGTTGAATATCGTCTGAAAAGCCCGAGCTTTTCTTACTTTCCTCCATATATACAGCAGTTTGAAGAGTATTTAACTAGGTCTCTAAAATTGGAGATTTACCAGTTATCAATTAGTTCCTTCGTCTGGGAAAAAGGGCCTCGTTTAGGGATGCAGTTGAAGTTCTTCCCTGTGTATGGTGCTTCACACTTGCATAATTTAAATGCAAGTGAGGTTCTGCGAATTAGAGGCATCTTTACATCATGGGAATTTCCTCAGAATGATTTCTTTGGACCATATGAGCTACTCGACTTCAAACTGCTGGGACCTTATTCAAATA TGATTGTTAAGAGACAAAAGACGGGCATCAGTAAGGGTGTATTAGCAGTTGTTATAATAGGGGCCATTGCTTCTGTTGTCAGTATATCTGCAACAGTCATGCTTCTGTTCACAAGATGCACCAGAAACCGATACACACCACCTTCAAGGAGACACTCAT CGTCGAAGATTTCTTTGAGAATTGATGGTGTAAAGGCGTTCACTTTCAAAGAAATGACACTAGCCACCAGGAACTTTGATAGTGCAACTCAACTTGGACGAGGAGGCTATGGGAAAGTTTATAAAGGTATCTTATCTGATAACACAGCTGTAGCCATAAAACGTGCAGAAGAAGGATCCCTACAGGGTGAAAAAGAATTCTTGACCGAGATAGAATTGTTATCAAGGCTACACCATCGAAACTTAGTCGCTTTGGTAGGATACTGTGAAGAAGAAGGGGAGCAG ATGTTGGTTTATGAGTTCATGCCTAATGGTACCTTACGTGACTGGCTTTCTG ATAAAACCAAGGGAAGCCTGGACTTCAGTATGAGATTACGTATTGCATTGGGTTCAGCCAAAGGAATTCTTTATCTCCATACCGAGGCAAATCCTCCTATATTCCACCGAGATATTAAAGCCACAAATATACTTTTGGACTCCAACTATATCGCTAAGGTGGCCGATTTTGGACTCTCACGACTAGCACCTGTCCAGAATGATGAAGGGACTGGCCCTGCATACGTATCTACAGTCGTGAGAGGAACACCG GGCTACCTGGATCCAGAGTATTTCTTGACCAGTAAGTTAACAGACAAAAGCGATGTCTATAGCCTTGGAATTGTGTTTCTGGAGCTCTTGACTGGTGTGCTGCCAATATCACATGGCAAAAACATTGTTCGCGAG gTGAATATGGCTCATCAGTCAGGCTTGATGTTCTCCATTATAGATAGCAGAATGGGTTCGTATCCATCTGAATGTGTTCAGAGGTTTGTAGCTTTGGCCCTCAGATGTTGCCATGATAAACAAGACGACCGGCCATCAATGTTGGATGTGGTGAGGGAGCTCGAGAACATAATCAAACTTATGCCGGGAGCTGAAACAATGTTTTCACCATCTGGTTCCTCATACACTGAAAAATCATTAACTTCATCATCGACTTTTACTGGGGACCTATATATGTCCTCCTCCAACGTGGAAGGAAGTGATCTAATCAGTGGTGTAATCCCTACCATCTCGCCTCGGTGA
- the LOC133722385 gene encoding probable LRR receptor-like serine/threonine-protein kinase At1g06840 isoform X2 encodes MLRLIFWGCLIGLACSCFFLVAVAQVTNPSEVDALRAVKGSLIDSGKHLRNWDKGDPCKANWTGVLCFDVVGTDGYLHVRELQLLSMNLSGTLAPELGKLSQLLILDFMWNDLSGTIPKEIGNITSLKLLLLNGNKLSGSLPDELGYLENLNRLQVDQNHLSGSIPKSFVKLRSVRHLHMNNNSFSGQIPSEISEIPALLHVLLDNNKLSGNLPPEFSNIPGLRILQLDNNNFMGTEIPATYGNLSRLAKLSLRNCSLQGAIPDLSQIPNLSYLDLSWNHLAGPIPSHGLSDNMTTIDLSDNHLNGSIPEGFSHFPHLQKLSLENNWLNGSVPAIWRNISFSTRARLSFDLRNNSLSNILGELNPPANVTLRLEGNPICENASIENISSFCQSEARDGIPEDSINSTQQMTCLIQACPVDDFYEYVPSSPVPCFCASPIIVEYRLKSPSFSYFPPYIQQFEEYLTRSLKLEIYQLSISSFVWEKGPRLGMQLKFFPVYGASHLHNLNASEVLRIRGIFTSWEFPQNDFFGPYELLDFKLLGPYSNMIVKRQKTGISKGVLAVVIIGAIASVVSISATVMLLFTRCTRNRYTPPSRRHSSSKISLRIDGVKAFTFKEMTLATRNFDSATQLGRGGYGKVYKGILSDNTAVAIKRAEEGSLQGEKEFLTEIELLSRLHHRNLVALVGYCEEEGEQMLVYEFMPNGTLRDWLSDKTKGSLDFSMRLRIALGSAKGILYLHTEANPPIFHRDIKATNILLDSNYIAKVADFGLSRLAPVQNDEGTGPAYVSTVVRGTPVYV; translated from the exons atgttgagactgatattttgGGGTTGCCTCATTGGTCTGGCTTGTTCTTGCTTCTTCCTAGTTGCGGTTGCACAAGTTACTAATCCTTCTGAAG TGGATGCATTGAGAGCAGTGAAGGGTAGTTTGATTGATTCCGGGAAGCATTTGAGGAATTGGGACAAAGGGGATCCATGTAAAGCGAATTGGACCGGAGTTTTGTGTTTCGATGTTGTTGGGACTGATGGATACTTGCATGTCCGGGAGCT GCAACTGCTGAGTATGAATCTCTCAGGAACTTTAGCGCCTGAGCTTGGCAAACTATCTCAACTTCTGATATT AGATTTCATGTGGAATGACTTGAGTGGGACTATACCGAAGGAGATAGGAAACATTACGTCCTTGAAACTCTT GCTCTTGAATGGAAACAAACTATCGGGTTCCTTGCCTGATGAGCTTGGTTATCTTGAAAATCTAAATAGACTACAAGTTGACCAGAACCATCTTTCAGGTTCAATACCAAAATCATTTGTTAAGTTGCGCAGCGTAAGACACCT CCATATGAATAACAACTCCTTCAGTGGCCAAATTCCATCTGAGATTTCTGAAATACCCGCTCTTCTTCATGT GCTCTTGGATAATAATAAGTTATCTGGAAATCTTCCACCAGAATTCTCCAACATACCAGGGTTGCGCATACT TCAACTCGATAACAACAACTTCATGGGAACTGAGATTCCAGCTACTTATGGAAACCTTTCCAGATTGGCAAAGTT AAGTCTCAGGAACTGCAGTCTGCAGGGAGCAATTCCTGATCTTAGCCAGATACCTAACCTCAGTTATCT AGATCTAAGCTGGAATCATCTTGCTGGACCAATACCATCACATGGACTTTCTGACAATATGACAACAAT TGATCTGTCAGATAATCATCTTAACGGATCTATTCCTGAAGGTTTCTCTCATTTTCCTCATCTTCAGAAATT GTCGCTCGAAAATAATTGGTTGAACGGTTCTGTCCCTGCTATATGGAGGAACATATCCTTTAGTACAAGAGCTAGACTTTCATT TGATCTCCGGAACAATTCACTCTCTAACATATTGGGAGAGCTGAATCCTCCAGCAAATGTCACCTTGAG GCTTGAAGGAAATCCTATTTGCGAGAATGCTAGCATAGAAAATATAAGCTCGTTCTGTCAATCTGAAGCGAGAGATGGGATCCCCGAAGATTCAATAAATTCAACTCAACAGATGACCTGCCTTATTCAAGCATGTCCGGTGGATGATTTCTATGAATATGTTCCATCTTCCCCTGTGCCATGCTTTTGTGCATCACCTATTATAGTTGAATATCGTCTGAAAAGCCCGAGCTTTTCTTACTTTCCTCCATATATACAGCAGTTTGAAGAGTATTTAACTAGGTCTCTAAAATTGGAGATTTACCAGTTATCAATTAGTTCCTTCGTCTGGGAAAAAGGGCCTCGTTTAGGGATGCAGTTGAAGTTCTTCCCTGTGTATGGTGCTTCACACTTGCATAATTTAAATGCAAGTGAGGTTCTGCGAATTAGAGGCATCTTTACATCATGGGAATTTCCTCAGAATGATTTCTTTGGACCATATGAGCTACTCGACTTCAAACTGCTGGGACCTTATTCAAATA TGATTGTTAAGAGACAAAAGACGGGCATCAGTAAGGGTGTATTAGCAGTTGTTATAATAGGGGCCATTGCTTCTGTTGTCAGTATATCTGCAACAGTCATGCTTCTGTTCACAAGATGCACCAGAAACCGATACACACCACCTTCAAGGAGACACTCAT CGTCGAAGATTTCTTTGAGAATTGATGGTGTAAAGGCGTTCACTTTCAAAGAAATGACACTAGCCACCAGGAACTTTGATAGTGCAACTCAACTTGGACGAGGAGGCTATGGGAAAGTTTATAAAGGTATCTTATCTGATAACACAGCTGTAGCCATAAAACGTGCAGAAGAAGGATCCCTACAGGGTGAAAAAGAATTCTTGACCGAGATAGAATTGTTATCAAGGCTACACCATCGAAACTTAGTCGCTTTGGTAGGATACTGTGAAGAAGAAGGGGAGCAG ATGTTGGTTTATGAGTTCATGCCTAATGGTACCTTACGTGACTGGCTTTCTG ATAAAACCAAGGGAAGCCTGGACTTCAGTATGAGATTACGTATTGCATTGGGTTCAGCCAAAGGAATTCTTTATCTCCATACCGAGGCAAATCCTCCTATATTCCACCGAGATATTAAAGCCACAAATATACTTTTGGACTCCAACTATATCGCTAAGGTGGCCGATTTTGGACTCTCACGACTAGCACCTGTCCAGAATGATGAAGGGACTGGCCCTGCATACGTATCTACAGTCGTGAGAGGAACACCGGTATATGTTTAA
- the LOC133722387 gene encoding histone acetyltransferase TAP1, with translation MPTTLRALASYPLCPIASFDLGRQVSNKLLFPCNLSHSLIKGSRIHKTYRLKAGFWESIKSGILSNNTTQVVEPPSTLPEEEEPLPEELVLIEKTEPDGTVEEIIFSSGGDVDVYDLQALCDKVGWPRRPLSKLAAALKNSYMVATLHSVRKSPGSDGNDQKKLIGLARATSDHAFNATIWDVLVDPSYQGQGLGKALVEKIIRALLQRDIGNISLFADSQVVDFYQNLGFEADPEGIKGMFWYPKF, from the exons ATGCCCACTACACTCAGAGCCTTAGCTTCCTATCCTCT GTGCCCTATTGCTTCGTTTGATTTGGGTCGTCAAGTATCGAATAAGTTATTGTTTCCTTGCAATTTAAGCCACAGCCTTATTAAAG GAAGCAGAATTCATAAGACATATCGACTCAAGGCTGGCTTTTGGGAATCGATTAAATCTGG TATCTTAAGCAACAACACAACACAAGTAGTGGAACCACCATCCACACTTCCAGAAGAGGAAGAACCCCTTCCTGAAGAGTTAGTTCTCATTGAAAAGACCGAACCAGACGGAACAGTTGAAGAAATAATATTTTCTTCTGGTGGAGATGTTGATGTGTATGATCTTCAAGCCCTCTGTGATAAG GTAGGCTGGCCTCGCAGGCCACTTTCAAAACTGGCTGCAGCTTTGAAAAATAGCTACATGGTAGCCACATTACATTCGGTTCGGAAATCGCCTGGATCAG ACGGGAATGACCAGAAGAAGCTAATTGGCTTGGCGCGAGCTACATCTGACCATGCGTTCAATGCCACAATTTGGGATGTCCTAGTTGATCCTAGCTATCAG GGACAAGGCCTTGGAAAGGCCCTTGTTGAAAAGATTATAAGGGCTCTTCTGCAGAGGGACATTGGCAATATTTCACTTTTTGCAGATAGTCAAG TCGTGGACTTCTATCAAAATTTGGGTTTTGAAGCTGACCCGGAGGGCATCAAAGGCATGTTTTGGTACCCAAAGTTTTAG
- the LOC133722425 gene encoding BTB/POZ domain-containing protein At3g08570, translated as MGMVSENPFAFSNRSPKLCNSFTTRIFSDVAGDITIVVDGESFLLHKFPLVSRSGKIRKMVADAKDSAAKLELHNIPGGPQAFELAMKFCYGMNFEITSGNVAHLRCAAEYLEMSEDYRDENLIERTEIYLNEVVVQSLEKSVEVLTTCQTLPSIAEEVGIPSRCVEAIATNACKEQLMSGLSMLNCDGESPELKSGCLEWWVEDLSLLRIEYYQRVIFAMQRTGVRPDSIVASLMHFAQTSLKGIGKCQIWKKPDSLPEHDQRTIVETLISLMPTEKSCSVPLSFMFGMLRMSIMVDSAIACRLEIERRIAYRLEMVTLDDILIPSIYAGGSLYDVDTVHRILVNFLQRIEEEEDEDCGYESEGIANSPSHGSLLKVGRLIDSYLAEIAPDPYLSLQKFVAMIEVLPDYARVIDDGLYRAVDIYLKVHSMLTEQECKKLCKFIDCQKLSQEACNHAAQNDRLPVQMTVRVLYFEQVRLKTALSGNSGDGFVSQRISSGVPSAAMSPRDNYASLRRENRELKLEISRMRVRLSELEKEQLFMKQGMMDKTGNGKTFLTSISKGIGKMGIFSGQAGGKRQKSSRKSRGSEGKTGRGRRHSLS; from the exons ATGGGAATGGTTTCTGAGAACCCTTTTGCTTTTTCTAACCGTTCTCCTAAGCTCTGCAACTCCTTCACCACTCG TATCTTTTCGGATGTTGCTGGGGACATTACAATCGTTGTCGATGGAGAATCCTTCTTACTTCACAAG TTTCCATTGGTGTCTCGAAGTGGAAAGATTCGGAAAATGGTTGCAGATGCCAAGGATTCAGCTGCAAAATTGGAGCTCCACAACATACCAGGAGGACCACAGGCATTTGAACTTGCAATGAAATTTTGTTATGGCATGAACTTTGAGATCACGAGCGGAAATGTTGCCCATCTTCGCTGCGCTGCTGAATACTTGGAAATGTCTGAAGACTATAGGGATGAAAACCTTATTGAGCGAACGGAGATTTACCTGAATGAGGTTGTAGTTCAAAGTCTTGAGAAGTCAGTGGAAGTCCTCACCACCTGCCAGACACTACCTTCTATAGCCGAGGAGGTTGGAATTCCAAGCAGATGTGTGGAGGCTATTGCTACCAATGCTTGTAAGGAACAATTGATGTCAGGGTTGTCTATGTTAAATTGTGATGGTGAATCTCCTGAGCTTAAGAGTGGTTGTCTCGAGTGGTGGGTTGAAGATCTCTCATTGCTAAGGATCGAATACTATCAGAGGGTTATTTTTGCCATGCAAAGAACAGGTGTTCGACCAGATAGCATTGTTGCATCTTTAATGCATTTTGCTCAAACATCCTTAAAGGGTATTGGAAAATGTCAAATTTGGAAAAAGCCAGATAGCTTACCAGAACATGACCAAAGGACTATTGTGGAAACCCTTATAAGCTTAATGCCAACAGAGAAAAGCTGTTCGGTGCCACTGAGTTTTATGTTTGGAATGCTGAGGATGTCAATCATGGTGGATTCTGCAATTGCCTGCAGGCTCGAGATTGAAAGGAGGATTGCTTACAGGTTGGAGATGGTTACACTAGATGATATCCTTATACCGTCCATTTATGCAGGGGGTTCACTGTATGATGTTGATACCGTTCATCGAATACTGGTGAACTTCCTACAGcggattgaagaagaagaagatgaagactgTGGATATGAGTCGGAAGGCATTGCTAATTCTCCGAGCCATGGTTCATTGTTGAAAGTTGGACGGCTTATTGACTCATATCTAGCTGAAATTGCTCCTGACCCATACCTTAGCTTGCAAAAGTTCGTTGCTATGATTGAAGTACTGCCTGATTATGCTCGAGTCATCGATGATGGACTTTACAGGGCGGTTGATATATATTTGAAG GTACATTCAATGCTAACTGAACAAGAATGCAAGAAGCTCTGCAAGTTTATAGACTGTCAAAAGCTCTCTCAAGAAGCCTGCAACCATGCTGCACAAAATGATCGGCTCCCAGTACAGATGACAGTGAGGGTTCTGTATTTCGAGCAGGTCCGATTGAAGACTGCACTGTCAGGAAACTCAGGAGATGGGTTTGTCTCGCAGAGAATAAGCAGCGGGGTACCAAGTGCAGCCATGTCCCCCCGAGATAACTATGCTTCATTGAGGAGAGAAAACCGAGAACTGAAGCTGGAGATCTCAAGAATGAGAGTGAGGCTGAGCGAGTTGGAGAAAGAGCAGTTGTTTATGAAACAAGGAATGATGGACAAGACAGGAAATGGCAAAACTTTCTTGACCTCAATCTCTAAGGGGATTGGAAAAATGGGAATTTTTAGTGGTCAAGCAGGAGGTAAACGACAGAAATCGAGTAGGAAGTCCCGGGGATCGGAGGGGAAAACTGGTAGGGGTAGGAGGCACTCTCTTTCCTAG
- the LOC133722426 gene encoding V-type proton ATPase subunit E2: MNDADVSKQIQQMVRFIRQEAEEKANEISVSAEEEFNIEKLQIAEAEKKKIRQDYERKAKQVEVRRKIEYSMQLNASRIKVLQAQDDILTSMKESAGKELVRVSEDKKAYKKLMKDLIVQSLIRLKEPAVLLRCREVDRKLVESVLEEAKKSYADKGFAPPKITIDDRVYLPPPPKGGDSHEPFCSGGVVLASQDGKIVSENTLDARLDVVFRQKLPQIRKRLLG, encoded by the exons ATGAACGATGCAGACGTGTCGAAGCAGATCCAGCAGATGGTCAGATTCATTCGCCAAGAAGCTGAAGAAAAAGCCAATGAGATTTCCGTTTCTGCAGAGGAG GAGTTTAACATTGAGAAACTACAAATAGCCGAagcggagaagaagaagatcagaCAAGATTATGAACGCAAGGCAAAGCAGGTCGAGGTTAGAAGGAAAAT TGAATACTCGATGCAACTGAATGCTTCGCGTATAAAAGTTCTACAAGCACAAGATGACATATTAACTTCCATGAAAGAATCTGCTGGCAAGGAACTTGTGCGTGTTTCAGAGGACAAGAAGGCTTACAAGAAGCTCATGAAAGACTTGATTGTTCAG AGTTTGATTCGGCTGAAGGAGCCAGCAGTGCTGCTTAGATGCAGAGAGGTTGACAGGAAGCTTGTTGAGTCTGTTTTGgaagaagcaaagaaaagtTATGCTGATAAAGGGTTTGCTCCACCCAAAATTACCATTGATGATCGAGTGTATCTCCCACCGCCTCCAAAGGGTGGCGATTCCCATGAACCCTTTTG TTCGGGTGGAGTGGTGTTGGCCTCTCAAGATGGAAAGATAGTGTCTGAAAATACCCTCGATGCACGATTGGATGTCGTCTTCAGACAGAAACTGCCTCAG ATCAGGAAGCGCCTTTTAGGATGA